The Helianthus annuus cultivar XRQ/B chromosome 11, HanXRQr2.0-SUNRISE, whole genome shotgun sequence region gttttcccatatttattgggtttccttctaAATTGGTGtgtaggcattatgcctagtggagatggatatggtCGAGTGGTTCCGCAATGGtctgtcagtgatccaaatttgccgttaaaaataTGTAAAACCCGATAGTAATTAAGGTTTTGTATCTTTACACTATTTATAGGGTTTCATAGTTAGTGGAATGGATCATTGAATCATTATACATTAAACACCTTTATATTCTTCATAGAAAAACAACTGAATTGTTATGAAAATGTAATATTTCAACAACATTGTTGTTTTATTTATGTGTTTTCCACCAAAATCACTAGTTTAATTATGATAATTGTTTGgcttcatatattttttttaaacaacaatCTTTTTACACCTAAATATCACTTAATATTGCAATTTTCTAGCTTCTTATACTATGGAAATGGTGAGAATTAAagcatacacacacacatatatatatttgaaTTATTCCTTCAAGTACATAGTTGTAACATCCCGACAACCTAAGAGGAAAATAAACAGAAGATTTCAATACAAGGTGAGAACACACGAACGTCAATAATTTGCGTCGTAAGGATGTGGAACTACGAGCAACTCATTTTTTCGCTTGACAGTGACTCCAAAAGATTCAGACATGTCCAAATCTTTAGATGTTGCTCCATCTGGAAGTTCCAAGTCGAAGTGGTATAGTAGCATCGCAAGAGGAAGCTCCACATTAGCCAAACCCAACGTCATGCCTGGACACATTCTTCTCCCAGCCCCAAATGGTAGATATTCAAAATTTGTACCGATCATGTTAACTGAACTCTCACTAAATCTCTCTGGTATGAAACTTTCAGGGTCAATCCAGTAATCCGGATCGCGCCCAAGCATCCATACGTTTAGTATAACCTGTGTTTTGATAGGTATATGGTATCCACCAATTTCACAGTTCTCCCGACACTCTCTAGGTAACAAAAACGGAAGAGGTGGATGCAACCTTAAGGTTTCTTTAATCACTAGTTTTAGGTAGTCTAGTTCTTGAAGATCTGGCTCATGAATCATTGTCCTTCCTTTGAGTACCTTCCTGAGTTCGTCTTGTGCTTTCTTCATCACCCTTGGATTCTTCATTAGTTCTGACATTGCCCATTCAATTACCACCGAGGAAGTATCCGAGCCTGCTACAAACATATCCTGTGCCATAGTAAGATAAAGATTGTAAGATAAAGGAACTGTGAAGAAGTTAACATGGTTAAAATGAAACTAACCAAGATGACTGCTTTGATGTTGTCAAAAGTTAATGGAAACAAAAGACTACCATCATCTTTAAGCCTCAATAATACATCAACAAGGTCTTCATTCTCATTGTTACTTTGTCCTGGGACACGAAGTTCTTGGTGCTCCAAGATGATGCTATCTAAAATAGCATCAATCTTT contains the following coding sequences:
- the LOC110913768 gene encoding germacrene A hydroxylase; protein product: MDIHLPFSLLFFTTFIFFFIVIITRLRSINSLDTKRNHPPQPWKLPLVGHIHHLIGGLPHHALRKVAHKLGPLVRLQLGQVSAILISSPSLAKEIMKTHDISFANRPKLLTVQIIGYNCQNLSFSPYGDYWKQMRKICILELLNVRKVQSFRSIREQESRNLIESLARQRSKTVKLSGMIFKMINTIISRCTVGSRCKDQAILIASIQDISQLSGGFDISDLFPSITLLPLITGKTKKMMNIRKKIDAILDSIILEHQELRVPGQSNNENEDLVDVLLRLKDDGSLLFPLTFDNIKAVILDMFVAGSDTSSVVIEWAMSELMKNPRVMKKAQDELRKVLKGRTMIHEPDLQELDYLKLVIKETLRLHPPLPFLLPRECRENCEIGGYHIPIKTQVILNVWMLGRDPDYWIDPESFIPERFSESSVNMIGTNFEYLPFGAGRRMCPGMTLGLANVELPLAMLLYHFDLELPDGATSKDLDMSESFGVTVKRKNELLVVPHPYDANY